The Megalops cyprinoides isolate fMegCyp1 chromosome 12, fMegCyp1.pri, whole genome shotgun sequence genome contains a region encoding:
- the cnih1 gene encoding protein cornichon homolog 1: MAFTFAAFCYMLALLLTAALIFFAIWHIIAFDELKTDYKNPIDQCNTLNPLVLPEYLIHVFFCVMFLCAAEWLTLGLNMPLLAYHVWRYMSRPVMSGPGLYDPTTIMNADILAYCQKEGWCKLAFYLLSFFYYLYGMIYVLVSS; this comes from the exons ATGGCGTTCACATTCGCGGCCTTTTGCTATATGCTAGCATTACTCCTAACCGCAGCTCTCATTTTCTTCGCTATTTGGCAC ATAATAGCGTTTGATGAACTGAAGACAGACTACAAGAATCCCATAGATCAGTGTAATACATTGAATCCG CTGGTGCTCCCAGAGTACCTCATCCATGTCTTCTTCTGTGTGATGTTCCTGTGCGCAGCGGAGTGGCTCACCCTGGGGCTCAACATGCCCTTATTGGCATACCACGTCTGGAG GTACATGAGCAGGCCGGTGATGAGTGGTCCAGGACTCTATGACCCGACTACAATCATGAACGCTGATATCCTGGCATACTGTCAAAAAGAAGGCTGGTGCAAACTTGCGTTCTACCTGCTGTCCTTCTTCTATTATCTCTATGG gATGATCTATGTTCTGGTGAGCTCCTAA